Below is a genomic region from Papilio machaon chromosome 11, ilPapMach1.1, whole genome shotgun sequence.
ACAATATAAATTGCAAATAGATTTAAGTTTTGGAATAGAGGCATAATTTGTAAGGTAactttttcaaacatttaaaatgtatgataTACACTATCAATAAATGCTGCGATAAGAAAGACCTCATTCATTTGagatttaacaaatataatgaaaatcttGTCTTCAATTCACTGTCTCTTGATTTCTATCGAACTATCAAAGGATAAAGGGCAAGTTACAATCTATTACCTactattcattttataactagctgtcgcccgcttTTCgcccgcgcgaaattaaaaaaaaaacgtaattagtagcatatgtgttcttccagactatggtcttcatgtatgccaaatttcatcgagatcctttgagcctttctggagatacctactaataaacatccatccaaccatctatCCATCCCTCCATACATCTCCATACATCcaattcgcatttgtaatattagtaagattattgtcgttatttaaataaatgctgACTATTGTAGTGGAGCCTTTAAAACACAACCAAGGCATGCGTGGTTCGTACAATATGGTAATCACTTCTCATCGTAGCAAGCTCCACtggatttattattattcatatatttaaataatatcacaaatattaatagtatCACCAAGTTACGGTTACAAAAAGATACGGTTAATAAAACACTACGAGTTTAAAAAGAATACTACCGATATTAATAGTAAACCTTATTTATATTGagtaagataatttattattttcttgtatAAGAAAATGAGACAAACGAATAGCGGGAACACCGAGATGATCATCCATTTCTATGGACATCTACAATACCAGAGAAAATGCAAATTCGTTGCCTGCATTTAAGAAGATGAGACggtcgcttcttgaaggaccctaagtttTACGTGATTTCTATTCTAATTTGTAAAAGCGATTATTCTGATTATTACGTacaatgaattatatttaaatgatggCGTGGTCGAAGGATGGCATACTCAAGCTAAATAAGTGCCCGTTCACTATAACTCTAAAAGGGAAAATGTTGGTaatgttattgaatttttggattaaaaatgtttatcctTTTGAACGACAAAGattgaacattttattaacaccAGATACACCAAAGACTTGTTATTGTATACTACGGTCTTAAAGCAAATACACATCTACCAAATTAATCCCTTATAGTTTAAACTTTTGGCTACGTTACAACTTACCAAATAGCTTATTCCAGAGTTTTGCAAACTTCACAACAATTTAACCAAAATCCTGTAACTTGCTTAACGTTTTAATTAACAGTAATTCATATAAAGAATTTATGGTATACCGTACATATACAAAAccactaaataaaatgtttttatgattagactagctgtcgcccgtgtcGCCGTCCGCGcgccattaaaaaaacttaataagtagcctatgtgttcttccagactacatacgagtatgttctacatctttgcgaaatttcatcaagatatgtataaccgttccggagataccttcaaacaaacatccatccatctaaacattcgcatctatatctatatatataaaagaaagttgtgttagttacaccatttataactcaagaacggctgaatcgatttgactgaaaattggtgggcaggtagcttagaaccaggaataggacataggataatttttaccccgttttcttttctttttttttttattccgcgcggacggagtcgcgggcaaaagctagtatatatatataaaataaagtgttagttacactatttataactcaagaacagctgaatcgatttgactgaaaattggtgggcaggtagcttagaatcaggaaacggacataggataatttttaccccgttttctatttttattccgcgcggacgaagtcgcgggtaaaagctagtttataataacagtaagattaaaaattaagaatatgTATGAAAAACATGTCTAGCCCgcttattgaaaaatattttttggttaCCTTTTCCTTTCCTTTAGTAAAACTTTAGTATGGTTGGTGATACAGAACTGTAGAATATTAAGAGATACCTATATATCCGCATCGAATGACACATTAtgcaaaattacataatattgttatgtgAACGATGTAAATGATATGAAAAAGTGTTATACACATACATACTTTATGAAAGGGTAATCATTATGAGAACTTGAACAGTGTAACAAATCTTTTATTGCCTATTTCTTCATCTTTTTAATCTTTTGCAGTTGCTTCAACAaggttaataaattttcaaacacTTGCATATATAAGcagatttttttgtactatAACACATTCCTCTCTTGAAAAGTAAAGCATCAACAACAATGACCATGAAGGTAAGCTAAACATAGATGTTTTTGAAcggctttttttttaaatacttcaaGATGTTTTCTGTTTCACAAATAACGAATGTGCCTTGGTTTATTTGCAGGGCTTTCATTAAGATCATCAtacaactttttaaacaatagtCTAGTCGTAGGAGAAATGATGAAAGATTACGAGTTTCACCATTTATAATTCAGAattactaaattcaaaataaacatcaaacaaaattcttaaaactGTTTTCTTATAGATTGCCGTAGTCTTGTGCCTGTTCGGTGTTGCTCGTGCCGGAAACCTTTACGGCGGATCAACACTCGGATCATCTGCCATCGCGCACCACGGGCCAGGTCTCAGGACTAACCTTGGTGTCAGTAACCTCGGATACGGAGCTAGTCTGGGTCATGGCTCAGGTCTTGGATACGGTACCAGTTTTGGACACGGTACAAGTCTAGGATACAATGGTTGGCAAGGATATGGATCTACGTCTACTGGTTCGTACGGCCATGGAGGTTACGGTAGTGGTTATGGAAACTATGGCGGCTACGGAGCAAACACCGCCTATTCCGGACCAGAGAAGGCCTCTGTTGTCCAGTATACGACAGTACACACGGCTGCCCCTAGTGCATCCTATTCCGCGGGATTCGGTGGCCACAGTGCTTATTCCCCGGCTATCTCTAATGGCCACCAAGGATATGGTGGTTATGGACACGGCGGACATGGACTTGGATATCAAGGTTACGCCAACAAATggtaaaagtgtaaaaaaatgtaaatgtttactttaataaataaatgatattatatCACAAAGTACTATTtactcttttaatttattccgaTGTTTATTTTAGAGATCCCATTTTCTTCATAATGATTAATACttgaaactttaatataacGTACAGatataaatacagtcaaaaccgtttatggcgacatcgtttagaacaacataccggttaaattgaccaaaatcaaaggtcctggctgaatgttatatacatatctttcctattaatacctgtcaccggttgttacaactatcggtttttacgactcaatatgagtagtcccttcgatgtcgttataacagattttgactgtattattaATCCTATATActaatatgataaattaatagataattaaGCTACTTATGCTAGTAAAGAGTATAAATCAATAGATGTTGCTGAAGGGGATATACACTTTTAGTGATGTTATTACGTTGTAAAAAATagtacaagaaaaaaatttagttggaaaaagtttacattattttacctACTTGTACTTTGAATACCAAAGTTATGCAAACAAAGAGTTCATTAAAGAGTTTCAGTTTTTTACGCTAAATATCTCCTCTCTCCCAAAATATTTGCGAAATCCAACTATATGAGACATTTATGATATGAATCATGTTTATGTTACACACCAGCGTTATACATGAATACACATATGTAAGAACAAATAATACaccataaaatgtttattgacaTCTCTCGTTTTTTATCTTgctaattacatatataaatgcaaatgtttagatggatagatggatgtttgtttgaaggtatctccggaacagctaaACCGATCTTGACAACATTTTGCACagtgtagaacataatctgaaagaacacatatcTTACGATTGACGACATATGATAcgattattaagatttttataactCCGCGCGAATGGAGTAGCGGTTGTCTGCTAGTAAGGTATACATTGAAAAGCTATACTTTTCCAATTATTCTTTAGTTTGCCAACATATGCGATATGATATATACCTGAATGCAACCACACTTGTAATGACACATAGTTTTGTCTCtactttttcaaagataatgcaAGGGATGACAATAATATGATAAGGCTATAAAAATGTCacagtagtaaaaaaaacgattATAGGGGGATCGtataatcgttttttttttgactacGCCACAAAAACTACAGAAatctattgtttattaaaattattttaaaagacttatttatatactagctaCATTATTAACTAATTACTAAATACAAGAAGACAAGTTCtgcttattataaatactacatCGATCtgttatgatttaattttctaataatctGTTTGGTTCAAAACTTCTCAGGCGTCTTGGGAAATTCAAGAGTAAACATGTCCTAAAGTTTTATtggcatttttaaataaatatatgaatattaatatatttttaaattaactattaatttaaatgatatgaCTAAAATTCCTAATGGATTATTGGGAAGTAAGCAATCAATTATTAGGTTATTGTCATATCGTAAATATCACTCGAAACGAAAATTGAACGATGACATTATTCGTATCTTTAAACCTAAGTTATCCTCTtcgataaaaacattatattaatacgtgAAACGAAAAATTTGTCCTCCTTTTTGAAGGAAATTGCGTGAATGGATTAAGGTGAAAATTGTcacagttaaaattaatgtggAGAAGAAGTGGAttaagctatttaaaaaaaatcctatgaTCATGAATTGTCgtcgaattttaattaatggtCTACCACTACCACTCATCGTCCTGGCCTCATCCCACTCACATGGGGTCGGCGCAgaagattttaaaaaccttaaagttttggcttaattttttacagccggccgcctgcctttcgccaaccctacttgggtgatattgtaaaaattaattaataataaactaaatacttataggtaaattattcaaaatcactTGCTTGGATCTATTGTACGATTAAGTTTCTATTTGACGAAAAATAGTATGTAAAAGGTAATTACTAAATCATTAGGATGTTAACAACAGCAATTAAACAACCTATTGAATACATTTAGAATTACAGATGTTGCTACATCTGTTATCTTgtgtagtaaaaaattatgaacCTCATCATAAACAAGGTTATTGCATTAGtctatataaacaaaaatatacgcCAAAATCTAAACATACTACAATACAAAGTTAAACAGCTCACAACAATGGCCGTTAAGGTGAGATCTCATTAATTATAGGTATATGAGAtaaattcttactaataaatcCAAAACTTTTGACATAGTAAAATGTTTCTTAATAACAATTACTAGCTCaacttttacttattaaaaattttctttgagTATTGTGAATTATGCTTTTTACAGATCGCTGTCATAGTGTGCCTATTTGGTCTGGCGCGTGGCGGGAACCTTGCCGGTGGACTAAGTCTGGGTCAACATGGCTTAGGATATGGATCCAATCCAGGCCTTAGATCAGGTCTAGGATACGGTACGAGCCTCGGACAAGGATTAGAACTCGGATATGGCACAAACCTTGGCCTTCAATCCAAACTAGGTTACGGAACAAATAACTTAGGATATGGAAATGGGTGGCAAAATTATGGATCCGGATCATATGGCCACGGTGGTTATGGATCCGGTTCTGCTGGTTTTGCCGGACCCGCTATTTCTACTGTATCTATCAAGAAATACTCAGGAACCGCCGTGCCCTATTCTACAGGATTTGGAGGACACGGAGCATATGGCTCGGGTTCCCACGGATACGGTTATGGTGGTCTTGGTGCTTACGGCGGTATTGCAGGTTATGGAAACACGGGTTTAACCGGAGCTGCTACTTCTACTGTATCCATCAAAAAATACTCAGGACCCGCTGTACCCTATTCCACAGGATTTGGAGGACACGGAGCTCATGACTTAGGTTCCCAAGGATACGGTTATAATGGTCTAGGTGGTTTTTCTGGACCCGCTTTTTCTTCTGTATCTATCAAGAAATATTTGGGGCCTGAAGTACCCTACTCCTCAGGACATGGTGGATACGGAGCCCATAATGCACTTGGTCAAGGATACGGCGGTCATAGATACGGTACTGGTAGTTATGGAAACAAGTGGTGAACCACAAAAGCCAACTAAAAGTAAAAGATGATTAATGTATActaatctgaaataaataattttaatttgttactacCAGTTATTTTTGTTCTAACGATACCCTTGTATATGTAACTTACTCTTACCTCTATTTTAGATCAATGCTTTTAGAAAGTAAAGGTAAATCAGAAAGcagttaattgtattttataagggATTACGCTGCCCAT
It encodes:
- the LOC106719580 gene encoding glycine-rich cell wall structural protein 2-like — protein: MAVKLNFYLLKIFFEYCELCFLQIAVIVCLFGLARGGNLAGGLSLGQHGLGYGSNPGLRSGLGYGTSLGQGLELGYGTNLGLQSKLGYGTNNLGYGNGWQNYGSGSYGHGGYGSGSAGFAGPAISTVSIKKYSGTAVPYSTGFGGHGAYGSGSHGYGYGGLGAYGGIAGYGNTGLTGAATSTVSIKKYSGPAVPYSTGFGGHGAHDLGSQGYGYNGLGGFSGPAFSSVSIKKYLGPEVPYSSGHGGYGAHNALGQGYGGHRYGTGSYGNKW
- the LOC106719578 gene encoding cuticle protein 64-like — protein: MTMKIAVVLCLFGVARAGNLYGGSTLGSSAIAHHGPGLRTNLGVSNLGYGASLGHGSGLGYGTSFGHGTSLGYNGWQGYGSTSTGSYGHGGYGSGYGNYGGYGANTAYSGPEKASVVQYTTVHTAAPSASYSAGFGGHSAYSPAISNGHQGYGGYGHGGHGLGYQGYANKW